Part of the Quercus robur chromosome 5, dhQueRobu3.1, whole genome shotgun sequence genome, TActaaaaggactcgactctCATCTCAGTCATCTCAAGACTCCAATTTGGAGAGGTTCAGAACCccgcttacctcacacatctactcaaacatctttgacaaggcatctcctatagtggaacgggtggttgAGTTtgacaccttagggaccacatttatccctcgaatctttgagccaCAAGATTGGGCAAACTTATTTAGGAATTTTGCcgatccaatggatgaactgGTTAAGGAATGCTACTCTAATACAAGTGAtctgtgctcacatctttcaaaCCATAAGGAAGACCGCGGCTCGAACTGCAGCTCGAGGatgtattccattttgcagtctcatcatgaagttcattcttcgtgaaggcattgttcctccctcaaatggaaaaatgttgacccgtCAGCGTCCAATTTCCATGTACACTCTACAAGCCAGCATAAGTCATTTctctaaaacaccaaagagtgcacacatctcTCCATTTACTCCATCTGCTCTTGAGTCAGAGACACCTGTACATTCCACACCTACTTCGCGTGTCATCCCTGAAGTTCCACAAACTAGCATTCCGTAAGCACAAACTGATAGAGTGGGTAGTTTGCTTGCAAATATCCAGAAACGCATTGATGAGAGGgtgacacttctctactccaccaacaaccatgttcaaatgcgactcgagaccatggagaatcagctagaagctattcaacaaaagttagacgacagcctttagctatttgtgccaaaaagggggagagcattcagtaagggggagaaagctCAAAGGGAAGTAAGCATAgtaatagggggagtacacacatacttttgtttttaagacttatcctttaaatttataggtttatgtttttggataTGGGTTTGATtcactgtggttttggtgtatttttgtttctaactcataacttataaacttggtttactctttatatatatatatatatatatatatatatatatatatatatatatatatattgttgatgttgttcagtatatattgtgttttgtacccatgttacTTATGTAaacttttagggttatgtttttatgcatttctgtaggctttatggtctgtaccatgctttatgcagcctttttatgctttgtttaaatcaatacttctatctaaatgtcatgcattttcttttaagtactgtcactcttgtgcctttgtaggattgttcctagatgcatatacttagtgtattatgcattggttgagtgttgggcatacaagtaacttgctttgttcttgttaacttgtatgtacaagtgttcattccaagtgtgaatgagcactgtgatcactaccttgtagtgattacttgtttgatcaagccatgatttggttcttcacttcatctttgcttgatcactttAAGCATGTTTCAtgtgcatttcatgcttttctgcatacaatgatcatggtgtatcgttgtgtttcaggagtttcatgttcttatgattcaagtgcttcacagcttctagagttaggtgtgagtgagttttgctcaactgttccaaactcacatgttaagtctagagtctgtttcagggttttgtcacggaatagccaaagggggagattgtaaggttgaatttaatcaaccatcttattggctttatttcatgccaaatttgcttgtatttcaacatttaataaccctgtatttaggtgggtttgttgtaagggtagtgagtgagatagagtgttgaatgctcaagagtgtgcaagaaaacaaagactcgcggcttgatcttgtgggtgactcgcggctgcaagccaccagatgcagcacatgtgccaagcatgctagaaggtgaacagtcatgctagctggatcactacaggacaaaataggacaactggccatacggttatctcgcgactggatctcgcgactcaatcAAGTCGTGAGGctaagccgcgagccacccctgttttgaaaaatctgacgtttcacattctcttctcaccccagtataaataccccttatacccacaaatgaaagagagcttccagagagaattttgagagagaaaccctagagtaaaacaagattgattcatctacaatctatacattagagtctcttcaaattcctcaactctcttcctctccattgtcaaacccttgagaggcattttaccaaaaccttgttctcaccatattcattactgtgagagggatATTTGGTGTTCTGgaaagcaattaggaaggaaccaatttacattggttgatgctatggtcaagtagcagaatctgggaagttagaaaagaaaaatgttcggcgcaacctcgttggagcaagaagcttggagggcttaggtgcactgagtagattaggcttagagggtctattgctgtccatgtatcccaactacattttctagtgaattgtttaccgcttggaaggcggcggagaggttttacattgagggcttcggtttcctcttcgataacacatcgcgtgttgtccttgtgtttgcgtcttccttcccttttatctttgtcttttattatctgctgtgggttgtgaatttaatttggcttagatagttttccaattctgttttatagcttttgttcattttccgcacactggttgtttgacataaagcttgaattggttaatttataaattgagggtctaaacaatCAAGGGTGtctttacactatttgaactttcactatcaaaaaaaataaaaaataaaaagtacctGTCAGGTTTATATGTTGCAACGTTCATATTTTGACGTTACAAGTAGTAGTAAAGGCATTTTCACAACTATAACAAATTTAACAGGCATATATACTAGCAGTAACTGTTAGgtttatttaatatatacaacgttcatattttgattttacAAGTAGCAACACACGCatacattttcacaacaataacaaatataacatatatatatatatatatatatatatatatatatagtgaaagAGAGACCAAGTACTATTAATTTATAGGTGACTTGATTTGTCACCATTGGAGTACCAAACCTAAACAGCTACATAGGAAGGCAACTTGGCAAGGCCACAAAGAACTTCTGGAGCACCGGAGTCTCTTTGAATCCTTATATAGCCATCCTCATGACCCCAATCGGCGCCCCATGAATTCTTCATTAACCAGTACTTGATACCATCATCACTCGTTCCATAACCAATTGCAGTAACAGCATGGCTTAAACTGGTCGACTCGCACTCTCCCGTTAAAACTCCGCTTTCATAAAATTGAAAGTCAAGACTAGCCAAAATGCCAATTGAAACTGGCTGGGAGGCCACTGCTTGAAGTATTGCCTCCTCATTATTGCGAGTTACCATTACTAAGCTAATAATCTTAGCTCCAATAATAGATGCCTTTTGCTGGTCACAAGTTCCATCCGATTCCCGATATGGGTAATTTTCTTCAGTGGCTATTCCTCCATTTCGTTCTACATATCTAAAGGCATTATCCATATAACCACCCTGGCAGCCACCATTACCATCTAACTCATTGGAACAGTCCACTAGTTGTTGCTCAGATAAAGAGATCAAGTTGCCAGTTTTGATTTGGATGGCCCCTTCTATTGCTGCCACTGCTGAAAAGGCCCAACAAGCTCCTGCGTGCATAAGAATCAACcataagtaaaatatttttatgataacagTTAGTACGGGAACTGAAGCTAAACTTATGAGTGTTGGGTACTGTAATCCTCTTACCACACGATCCTTGGTCATTTACGTTGGTAAcagctcctctctctctccaatccATAGTCGCTGGAACTTCTTCGGTAAGGGCTTCGTACCTAAACCTTGTTGCATTGAGAGAACTTGGTTGGTTGGAAATCTTGTATCCAGTATAAGAGGCAAGAAATTCTTCAGTTGTTAAGTCCGCAAATTTATTGACACCTAGCTTAAAAGTGCGATTCCCTTCATTATTAGATTTATCTATATATTCTATGTTGTCCTTAAATATATTGAAATGCTTTTCTTGCTCTATACTGTCTATATAGTTGCGTCCATGCTGAGCCATCCATTGCTCATATCTCTCATAAAGGGGGGCTTTAGGGAAATTTCGGGACATGGCTCGAGATATGAAAGTCTCTAGAATGAAAAACATGACTATGATAAGTTTTTTTCGCTGTATCAATTCCATTTTTTACAAACCAGAAAGGGTTCTAGTATCTGTGCATCCAAACAGACAAACATTCGTGCACTCATAGAGCTGATTAGACAAAAACTaattgaagtttaaaaaatgtatgCATTAAAAACACTAGAGCtaaattcaaacttttcaaaCATTGAACAATGCAGACCGTTCCAAAAAAAGTTTCCCcaatttttcttgcattttccaTCAATTTTTTAATGGTTACTGAGGTGCCAATGGGCCAAAGACTGCATTTTTGCTCCTACTTTCCATCTGATGACCCCCACAAGTTTGCCATTGTTCACAAGATCTTTGGTGCAAGCAATGTTAGCAAAATGTCCACTCTCATTGATTCCAAATCAGAGATCTTAGCGGCAGCATTTCTAGATTTGAAGCCAGATTTGAGCAATGAGCAATGAAGTGGCGGTAATAAGGCTCACCTCGGGCCTCTTACAGCGACTTCTCCAACAACGAAACAGGCTGAGATCTGATGGTGGTGCCACCAGAATGGAGGTAAAGAGCAACGAATGGATGCTGGCAAAGTGGAGGCGAAGACTAGAATGCCGGTGGGTGTTGTCGCTGGTTTGGGCAAGTGTGAGAGAGGACAAGTAAAGTATGAGAAAGGGGGAGAGAGTCGGGTGTGAGGCTATGagatttttgtaaaatgttttacacttgtttttttggtaaaatattttacaagtttttacGCACGGGGTTTTAGTCAAACGAAAAGAATTTACAACATTGACTATATTTTATAtgcaatcaaacacttgaaaatgggaaaatattttacggaaaatattttatattgaaacaaaacaGAGAAGCGTAAATGTCTTAtctctttaaaaataagttagaaattttctaaattaccctcataaaatatttaaacacctatgcataaaaaaaataaaaaaataaaataaaaaacctttctACCATGCAATTTTCAAAGTTATTGTAGATTACAAACTCTATTGGTGTACTATCCTACATTACAAACTCTATTGGGTGTAGATTACAAATTCATCTTCAATCTAAATTATGTAGCTGCCAAACTCAACCAAACCTAATCTTTATCttcaaatcaaatattaatatgATTATTGGTAAAGGGGTATAATGAGAATGTTACTAAATAATGGGGTTCGACTTTTCAAACTAGACTtaattttgggacatcccaaaatagaaGATAAGTCAAACAATTGGGACAGATGaagtaaaaagaagaaaaacaaaaaaaaacaaaaaaaacaaaaaaaaaaaagcaaaaaaacaaacaaaaaaaacaaatgtgtAAGCGGAAAAATTGTGACTCTTCTCCAATAATACCGATTTTaggatagaaaaaataaatgtgaataaaaaagaaaagagaagaaaagttcataaaaaaatttatgtatttatatttattcaAAAGATTGTTTTGGTCAAAATATTATAGGATAATAGATTTTATTGAGAAACAATAATTGAATGTtacacaatttttatgagaagcCAGATATAAAATTACTAGAGTTACATAATCGTTTGTACCTGATTTTAGTTCGAAGCCTTATTAGCGCTTGGATCCGTATCGCTAGTGTCCCCACCCActttttatttcctatttttatatttttgtttggaataattatatattataaagtaTATCATTAAAACTATGTTGTTTTGGTTTGAACGGTATTAACATAGTTTCAATTTCATGTCCCGATAGAAACAAACAACAATAATCAGACAAAATAATATCAATCCTTAGTAGTCCAAAAAGTAAACCATAATTAAAATCTCTTTCCCCTTTAGGacatcattattaaaaaaattgcgtTTGTAAATTGTGATGAGAGaagtaatctatatatatatatatatatatatatatatatatataataggcgAAATGGAAagtaattcaaattaaaatttcaaattatagttcttaattttgtgtcatatatctaaatttatgtgggaaccacactataattaatttttcacTCAAGTTTGTGTCATAtgtccacttaagttttttaatctttgtgcgAAATGAGTTAATGAgtacaaaa contains:
- the LOC126728280 gene encoding ervatamin-B-like — protein: MELIQRKKLIIVMFFILETFISRAMSRNFPKAPLYERYEQWMAQHGRNYIDSIEQEKHFNIFKDNIEYIDKSNNEGNRTFKLGVNKFADLTTEEFLASYTGYKISNQPSSLNATRFRYEALTEEVPATMDWRERGAVTNVNDQGSCGACWAFSAVAAIEGAIQIKTGNLISLSEQQLVDCSNELDGNGGCQGGYMDNAFRYVERNGGIATEENYPYRESDGTCDQQKASIIGAKIISLVMVTRNNEEAILQAVASQPVSIGILASLDFQFYESGVLTGECESTSLSHAVTAIGYGTSDDGIKYWLMKNSWGADWGHEDGYIRIQRDSGAPEVLCGLAKLPSYVAV